A genomic segment from Halomicroarcula saliterrae encodes:
- a CDS encoding helix-turn-helix domain-containing protein, producing MTGDSSTAEMVSARFRKELVADSWIGEISSAFPQQRFELLTATPVADGVLGLGATVGTEPTAAGDAIRTHPDITGYEELHADAERLLARFKWTERKFFNYLRAVSVPPEFPVVVENGVMEFDVTVDRDQFERIGAVLEGREQAYEVVSVVSARESASVLTDRQRECLSVALREGYFSVPRECTLADVAAIIGVDKSTASKTIRRGSERILEWFLVGQNAPEPP from the coding sequence GTGACCGGAGACAGCTCGACAGCGGAGATGGTCAGCGCACGGTTCCGGAAAGAGCTCGTCGCCGACAGCTGGATCGGCGAGATATCGTCGGCGTTCCCACAGCAGCGGTTCGAACTCCTCACTGCCACGCCGGTCGCCGACGGGGTGCTGGGGCTGGGGGCGACGGTCGGTACCGAGCCCACCGCCGCCGGCGACGCGATTCGGACCCATCCGGATATCACCGGCTACGAGGAACTGCACGCGGACGCCGAGCGGCTGCTCGCCCGGTTCAAGTGGACCGAACGGAAGTTCTTCAACTATCTGCGAGCGGTGTCGGTCCCGCCCGAGTTCCCAGTGGTCGTCGAGAACGGCGTGATGGAGTTCGACGTGACGGTGGACCGCGACCAGTTCGAGCGCATCGGCGCGGTGTTGGAGGGGCGAGAGCAGGCGTACGAGGTCGTCTCGGTCGTCAGCGCCCGGGAGTCGGCGTCGGTCCTGACCGACCGCCAGCGGGAGTGTCTCTCCGTGGCGCTCCGGGAGGGGTACTTCAGCGTGCCCAGAGAGTGTACGCTCGCGGACGTGGCGGCGATAATCGGCGTCGACAAGTCCACCGCGAGCAAGACGATTCGGCGTGGCTCCGAGCGGATTCTCGAATGGTTCCTCGTCGGTCAGAACGCGCCCGAGCCGCCGTAA
- a CDS encoding nitrite/sulfite reductase produces the protein MPSKVEGWKDEVYGNEIREHLLEFAEEGWESIPEDEHDAWFERFKWWGLYHQRSGQESYFMMRIGTPNGVIKPGQLEVIGEVARDYARGPADNPEFGPAVCDWTTRQSIQLHWIKLEDIPDIFEKLESVGLSTQQACGDSWRNIVGCPVAGKDTHEHIDAWPVAEELHETFKGNDDYANLPRKWKVAVTGCDEGCGQGDINDLAFEPAEKHGEVGFNVRVGGGLSRKEARLARDIDVWVPADQAADVAHGMSALFNEYGDREDRFNARIKFLMDEWGPEKMRQVLQDEFVDFELETAGEDMRDQYTYNSGGQTGHNDHVGINEQPDGNYYVGLNVLVGRMGAEDTLELAELADEYGSGEVRLTQRQNVIIMDVPEENLEELKSEPLLDDYSPTPSPFMRGSIACTGTEYCSLSIVETKNRQVRYARWLKENVELPADHEDFHIHLSGCTASCAQPQIADVSLRGMKTRKDGEPVEALDIGLGGGLGEDPRFADWVEMRVPADEVPGAIRNLVNNFKELREDGETFRDFVEARDEETLADLVEPEETDYDDPYMHNTKMTWYPYAEDDDMSASPAPTDGNGQPLNSDD, from the coding sequence ATGCCGAGCAAGGTCGAAGGATGGAAAGACGAGGTCTACGGTAACGAGATCCGCGAGCATCTACTGGAGTTCGCGGAAGAGGGATGGGAGTCTATCCCGGAAGACGAACACGACGCGTGGTTCGAGCGCTTCAAGTGGTGGGGACTGTACCACCAGCGGTCGGGTCAGGAGTCGTATTTCATGATGCGTATCGGGACACCGAACGGCGTCATCAAGCCCGGCCAGCTCGAGGTCATCGGCGAGGTCGCCCGGGACTACGCCCGCGGTCCCGCCGACAACCCCGAGTTCGGTCCGGCCGTCTGTGACTGGACGACGCGCCAGTCCATCCAGCTTCACTGGATAAAACTGGAGGATATCCCGGACATCTTCGAGAAACTGGAATCCGTCGGCCTCTCGACCCAGCAGGCCTGCGGTGACTCCTGGCGCAACATCGTCGGCTGCCCGGTCGCCGGCAAGGACACGCACGAGCATATCGACGCTTGGCCCGTCGCCGAGGAGCTCCACGAGACGTTCAAGGGCAACGACGACTACGCGAACCTCCCCCGCAAGTGGAAGGTGGCCGTCACCGGCTGTGACGAGGGCTGTGGACAGGGCGACATCAACGATCTGGCCTTCGAGCCCGCCGAGAAGCACGGCGAAGTCGGCTTCAACGTCCGCGTCGGCGGCGGCCTCTCCCGGAAGGAAGCCCGACTCGCCCGCGACATCGACGTCTGGGTCCCGGCCGACCAGGCCGCCGACGTCGCCCACGGTATGTCCGCGCTGTTCAACGAGTACGGCGACCGCGAGGACCGCTTCAACGCCCGCATCAAGTTCCTCATGGACGAGTGGGGGCCCGAGAAGATGCGTCAGGTCCTCCAGGACGAGTTCGTCGACTTCGAGCTCGAGACCGCCGGCGAGGACATGCGCGACCAGTACACCTACAACTCCGGCGGCCAGACCGGCCACAACGACCACGTCGGTATCAACGAACAGCCCGACGGCAACTACTACGTCGGCCTCAACGTGCTGGTCGGCCGGATGGGCGCCGAAGACACGCTCGAACTCGCCGAGCTCGCCGACGAGTACGGCTCCGGCGAAGTGCGGCTCACCCAGCGCCAGAACGTCATCATCATGGACGTCCCCGAGGAGAACCTCGAGGAGCTCAAGAGCGAGCCCCTCCTCGACGACTACTCGCCGACCCCCTCGCCGTTCATGCGTGGCTCCATCGCCTGCACCGGCACGGAGTACTGCTCGCTCTCTATCGTCGAGACGAAGAACCGCCAGGTCCGCTACGCCCGCTGGCTCAAGGAGAACGTCGAACTCCCGGCGGACCACGAGGACTTCCACATCCACCTCTCGGGCTGTACGGCCTCCTGCGCCCAGCCCCAGATCGCCGACGTCTCCCTGCGCGGGATGAAGACCCGCAAGGACGGCGAACCGGTCGAGGCGCTCGACATCGGCCTCGGCGGCGGCCTCGGCGAGGACCCGCGCTTTGCCGACTGGGTGGAGATGCGCGTCCCCGCCGACGAGGTGCCCGGCGCCATCCGAAACCTCGTGAACAACTTCAAAGAGCTCCGCGAGGACGGCGAGACCTTCCGTGACTTCGTCGAAGCGCGTGACGAGGAGACGCTGGCCGACCTCGTGGAACCCGAGGAGACCGACTACGACGACCCCTACATGCACAACACGAAGATGACGTGGTACCCCTACGCCGAGGACGACGACATGAGCGCCTCGCCGGCCCCGACCGACGGCAACGGCCAGCCGCTCAACTCCGACGACTGA
- a CDS encoding DUF7119 family protein, giving the protein MPDDAPSTDRESPVGKPVIRGDPTLTGQHADEAVEFDPDDPESLGLAAQTVRRFSENTAGADDNVYMLRGAAACAALVRGEGSYKAAAERAGGDATVSFIRKWSRVHDLPRSIRIHVAKGEIAPTAAKHIARLAGEARLLLAWAALDHGLTVRQIRSVASGVNDGATIEDALAAEGYRLGELTIDIDTDAYCKLRRRAALDATDPSSVVTESLESTLGDGP; this is encoded by the coding sequence ATGCCAGACGACGCACCGTCGACCGACCGGGAGTCACCGGTCGGGAAACCAGTCATCCGTGGCGACCCGACACTCACCGGGCAACACGCAGACGAGGCCGTCGAGTTCGACCCCGACGACCCGGAGAGCCTCGGGCTCGCTGCACAGACCGTGCGGCGCTTCTCAGAGAACACCGCCGGAGCCGACGACAACGTCTACATGCTCCGCGGGGCGGCGGCGTGTGCGGCACTGGTCCGTGGCGAGGGGTCCTACAAGGCGGCCGCCGAACGTGCCGGCGGCGACGCGACCGTCTCCTTCATCCGGAAGTGGTCCCGCGTCCACGACCTCCCCCGCTCGATACGTATCCACGTCGCGAAGGGGGAAATCGCCCCCACCGCAGCCAAACACATCGCCCGTCTCGCCGGCGAGGCTCGCCTCCTGCTCGCCTGGGCCGCACTGGACCACGGGCTGACCGTCCGCCAGATACGCTCGGTCGCCAGCGGCGTCAACGACGGCGCGACCATCGAGGACGCTCTCGCAGCGGAGGGGTACCGGCTCGGGGAGCTCACGATCGACATCGACACCGACGCCTACTGCAAGCTCCGCCGGCGGGCCGCGCTCGACGCCACGGATCCCAGCAGCGTCGTCACCGAGTCGCTGGAATCGACGCTCGGCGACGGACCGTAA